Proteins encoded in a region of the Eschrichtius robustus isolate mEscRob2 chromosome 16, mEscRob2.pri, whole genome shotgun sequence genome:
- the POLR3E gene encoding DNA-directed RNA polymerase III subunit RPC5 isoform X1 → MANEEDDPVIQEIDVYLAKSLAEKLYLFQYPVRPVSMTYDDIPHLSARIKPKQQKVELEMAIDTLNPNYCRSKGEQIALNVDGACADETGTYSSKLMDKQTFCSSQTTSNTSRYAAALYRQGELHLTPLHGILQLRPSFSYLDKADAKHREREAANEAGDSSQDEAEEDVKQITVRFSRPESEQARQRRVQSYEFLQKKHAEEPWVHLHYYGLRDSRSEHERQYLLCQGSSGVENTELVKSPSEYLMMLMPPSQEEEKDKPVAPSNVLSMAQLRTLPLADQIKILMKNVKVMPFANLMSLLGPSIDSVAVLRGIQKVAMLVQGNWVVKSDILYPKDSSSPHSGVPAEVLCRGRDFVMWKFTQSRWVVRKEVAAVTKLCAEDVKDFLEHMAVVRINKGWEFILPYDGEFIKKHPDVVQRQHMLWTGIQAKLEKVYNLVKETMPKKPDGQSGPAGLVSGDQRVQVAKRQAQQNHALLERELQRRKEQLRAASVLPGVRIKEEPVSEEGEEEEERGAEEAEEPMDTSPSSGLHGRLANGLPAGRAAGGDGFNGHPPSGSAGTPVARELRAFVEATFQRQFVLTLSELKRLFNLHLASLPPGHMLFSGISDRMLQDTVLAAGCKQILVPFPPQTAASPDEQKVFALWESGDMSDQHRQVLLEIFSKNYRVRRNMIQSRLTQECGEDLSKQELDKVLKDCCVSYGGMWYLKGTVQS, encoded by the exons ATGGCCAATGAAGAGGATGACCCAGTCATACAGGAG ATCGACGTGTACTTGGCCAAAAGTCTGGCAGAGAAGCTCTATCTGTTTCAG taCCCTGTGCGTCCAGTCTCGATGACCTATGATGACATTCCGCACCTCTCAGCCAGGATCAAGCCCAAGCAGCAGAAG GTGGAGCTTGAGATGGCCATCGACACGCTGAATCCCAACTATTGCCGCAGCAAAGGGGAGCAGATCGCGCTGAACGTGGACGGGGCCTGCGCTGACGAGACCGGCACTTACTCCTC GAAGCTGATGGACAAGCAGACGTTCTGCTCTTCCCAGACCACCAGTAACACGTCCCGTTATGCTGCCGCGCTCTACAGGCAAG GTGAGCTCCACCTGACACCTTTACATGGCATCCTGCAGCTGCGGCCCAGCTTCTCCTACCTGGATAAGGCAGATGCCAAGCACCGTGAGAGGGAGGCAGCCAACGAGG CGGGAGACTCTTCACAGGACGAGGCAGAAGAAGATGTGAAGCAGATCACG GTGCGGTTCTCCCGGCCTGAGTCGGAGCAGGCCCGCCAGCGCCGCGTGCAGTCCTATGAGTTCCTGCAGAAGAAGCATGCTGAGGAGCCCTGGGTCCACCTGCACTACTACGGCCTGAGG GACAGCCGCTCTGAGCATGAGCGCCAGTACCTGCTGTGCCAGGGCTCCAGCGGGGTTGAAAACACAGAGCTTGTCAAATCACCCAG TGAGTACCTCATGATGCTGATGCCTCCCAGCCAGGAGGAGGAGAA AGACAAACCCGTGGCCCCCAGCAATGTCCTGTCCATGGCCCAGCTGCGCACCCTGCCCCTAGCTGATCAGATCAAGATCCTGATGAAGAATG TGAAGGTCATGCCTTTTGCCAACTTGATGAGCCTCCTGGGCCCCTCCATCGACTCTGTGGCTGTTCTGCGTGGCATCCAGAAGGTGGCGATGTTAGTCCAAGGAAACTGGGTGGTGAAGAG TGACATCCTGTACCCCAAGGACTCTTCTAGCCCTCACAGCGGCGTGCCTGCTGAGGTGCTCTGCAGGGGCCGAGACTTTGTT aTGTGGAAGTTCACGCAGAGCCGGTGGGTGGTAAGGAAAGAGGTGGCAGCGGTGACTAAA ctctgcGCGGAAGACGTGAAGGACTTTCTGGAGCACATGGCCGTAGTGAGGATCAACAAGGGCTGGGAGTTCATACTGCCTTATGACGGGGAGTTCATCAAGAAGCATCCAGATGTGGTCCAGCGGCAGCACATGCTGTGGACGGGCATCCAGGCCAA ATTAGAAAAAGTTTATAATCTTGTGAAGGAAACCATGCCAAAGAAGCCGGATGGACAATCAG GGCCTGCCGGGCTGGTCTCTGGGGACCAGCGGGTCCAAGTCGCCAAAAGACAGGCCCAGCAGAACCACGCGCTGCTGGAGCGGGAGCTGCAGCGGAGGAAGGAGCAGCTGCGGGCGGCCTCGGTCCTGCCTGGTGTGCGGATCAAGGAGGAGCCCGTGagcgaggagggggaggaggaggaggagcggggCGCAGAGGAGGCCGAGGAGCCCATGGACACCTCGCCCAGCAGTGGCCTCCACGGCAGGCTGGCCAACGGGCTGCCTGCTGGGCGGGCGGCAGGCGGGGACGGCTTCAACGGGCACCCGCCCTCAGGCTCTGCCGGCACCCCCGTGGCCCGGGAACTGAGGGCCTTCGTGGAGGCCACCTTTCAGAGACAGTTTGTGCTCACGCTGAGCGAACTCAAGCGCCTCTTCAACCTGCACTTGGCCAGCCTGCCCCCCGGCCACATGCTCTTCAGCGGCATCTCGGACCGCATGCTGCAGGACACGGTGCTGGCCGCTGGCTGCAAGCAGATACTGGTGCCT TTTCCCCCACAGACGGCTGCTTCCCCGGATGAGCAGAAGGTGTTCGCCCTCTGGGAGTCTGGAGACATGAGTGACCAG CATCGACAGGTTTTGcttgaaattttttccaaaaattacCGGGTACGCCGGAACATGATCCAGTCTCGGCTGACTCAAGAGTGTGGAGAAGATCTGAGTAAACAGGAGTTGGATAAAGTGCTAAAG GACTGCTGTGTAAGCTATGGTGGCATGTGGTACCTTAAAGGGACAGTACAGTCTTGA
- the POLR3E gene encoding DNA-directed RNA polymerase III subunit RPC5 isoform X2 yields MLPRSTGKLRPSFSYLDKADAKHREREAANEAGDSSQDEAEEDVKQITVRFSRPESEQARQRRVQSYEFLQKKHAEEPWVHLHYYGLRDSRSEHERQYLLCQGSSGVENTELVKSPSEYLMMLMPPSQEEEKDKPVAPSNVLSMAQLRTLPLADQIKILMKNVKVMPFANLMSLLGPSIDSVAVLRGIQKVAMLVQGNWVVKSDILYPKDSSSPHSGVPAEVLCRGRDFVMWKFTQSRWVVRKEVAAVTKLCAEDVKDFLEHMAVVRINKGWEFILPYDGEFIKKHPDVVQRQHMLWTGIQAKLEKVYNLVKETMPKKPDGQSGPAGLVSGDQRVQVAKRQAQQNHALLERELQRRKEQLRAASVLPGVRIKEEPVSEEGEEEEERGAEEAEEPMDTSPSSGLHGRLANGLPAGRAAGGDGFNGHPPSGSAGTPVARELRAFVEATFQRQFVLTLSELKRLFNLHLASLPPGHMLFSGISDRMLQDTVLAAGCKQILVPFPPQTAASPDEQKVFALWESGDMSDQHRQVLLEIFSKNYRVRRNMIQSRLTQECGEDLSKQELDKVLKDCCVSYGGMWYLKGTVQS; encoded by the exons ATGCTGCCGCGCTCTACAGGCAAG CTGCGGCCCAGCTTCTCCTACCTGGATAAGGCAGATGCCAAGCACCGTGAGAGGGAGGCAGCCAACGAGG CGGGAGACTCTTCACAGGACGAGGCAGAAGAAGATGTGAAGCAGATCACG GTGCGGTTCTCCCGGCCTGAGTCGGAGCAGGCCCGCCAGCGCCGCGTGCAGTCCTATGAGTTCCTGCAGAAGAAGCATGCTGAGGAGCCCTGGGTCCACCTGCACTACTACGGCCTGAGG GACAGCCGCTCTGAGCATGAGCGCCAGTACCTGCTGTGCCAGGGCTCCAGCGGGGTTGAAAACACAGAGCTTGTCAAATCACCCAG TGAGTACCTCATGATGCTGATGCCTCCCAGCCAGGAGGAGGAGAA AGACAAACCCGTGGCCCCCAGCAATGTCCTGTCCATGGCCCAGCTGCGCACCCTGCCCCTAGCTGATCAGATCAAGATCCTGATGAAGAATG TGAAGGTCATGCCTTTTGCCAACTTGATGAGCCTCCTGGGCCCCTCCATCGACTCTGTGGCTGTTCTGCGTGGCATCCAGAAGGTGGCGATGTTAGTCCAAGGAAACTGGGTGGTGAAGAG TGACATCCTGTACCCCAAGGACTCTTCTAGCCCTCACAGCGGCGTGCCTGCTGAGGTGCTCTGCAGGGGCCGAGACTTTGTT aTGTGGAAGTTCACGCAGAGCCGGTGGGTGGTAAGGAAAGAGGTGGCAGCGGTGACTAAA ctctgcGCGGAAGACGTGAAGGACTTTCTGGAGCACATGGCCGTAGTGAGGATCAACAAGGGCTGGGAGTTCATACTGCCTTATGACGGGGAGTTCATCAAGAAGCATCCAGATGTGGTCCAGCGGCAGCACATGCTGTGGACGGGCATCCAGGCCAA ATTAGAAAAAGTTTATAATCTTGTGAAGGAAACCATGCCAAAGAAGCCGGATGGACAATCAG GGCCTGCCGGGCTGGTCTCTGGGGACCAGCGGGTCCAAGTCGCCAAAAGACAGGCCCAGCAGAACCACGCGCTGCTGGAGCGGGAGCTGCAGCGGAGGAAGGAGCAGCTGCGGGCGGCCTCGGTCCTGCCTGGTGTGCGGATCAAGGAGGAGCCCGTGagcgaggagggggaggaggaggaggagcggggCGCAGAGGAGGCCGAGGAGCCCATGGACACCTCGCCCAGCAGTGGCCTCCACGGCAGGCTGGCCAACGGGCTGCCTGCTGGGCGGGCGGCAGGCGGGGACGGCTTCAACGGGCACCCGCCCTCAGGCTCTGCCGGCACCCCCGTGGCCCGGGAACTGAGGGCCTTCGTGGAGGCCACCTTTCAGAGACAGTTTGTGCTCACGCTGAGCGAACTCAAGCGCCTCTTCAACCTGCACTTGGCCAGCCTGCCCCCCGGCCACATGCTCTTCAGCGGCATCTCGGACCGCATGCTGCAGGACACGGTGCTGGCCGCTGGCTGCAAGCAGATACTGGTGCCT TTTCCCCCACAGACGGCTGCTTCCCCGGATGAGCAGAAGGTGTTCGCCCTCTGGGAGTCTGGAGACATGAGTGACCAG CATCGACAGGTTTTGcttgaaattttttccaaaaattacCGGGTACGCCGGAACATGATCCAGTCTCGGCTGACTCAAGAGTGTGGAGAAGATCTGAGTAAACAGGAGTTGGATAAAGTGCTAAAG GACTGCTGTGTAAGCTATGGTGGCATGTGGTACCTTAAAGGGACAGTACAGTCTTGA
- the CDR2 gene encoding cerebellar degeneration-related protein 2 isoform X1, translated as MNEQHAKVYEQLDVTARELEETNQKLVADSKASQQKILSLTETIECLQTNIDHLQSQVEELKSSGQGRRSQGKHDREKSAPSFSSLKELYDLRQHFVYDHVFAEKITSLQSQQSPDEEENEHLKKTVTMLQAQLSLERQKRAAVEEECGLVLKENSELERQLGAADACRARALELEAEVAGMRQMLQSEHPFVNGVEKLVPDSLFVPVKEPSQSLLDEMLLTVPEAHRKPLKRSSSETVLSSLAGSDIVKGHEETCIRRAKAVKQRGVSLLHEVDTQYSALKVKYEELLKKCQQEEDSLSHKAVQTSRAKDPAAVSAQPEPGTLGWEPASVTPEPISSPTTSTPPEYKVLFKEIFSCIKKTKQEIDEQRTKYRSLSSHS; from the exons ATGAATGAACAGCACGCAAAGGTTTATGAGCAATTAGATGTCACAGCAAGGGAACTGGAAGAAACAAATCAAAAGCTCGTTGCTGACAGCAAGGCCTCACAGCAGAAGATTCTGAG TCTGACTGAAACAATTGAATGCCTACAAACCAACATTGATCACCTCCAGAGCCAAGTGGAGGAGCTGAAGTCATCTGGCCAAGGGAGAAGGAGCCAGGGGAAGCATGACCGGGAGAAATCGGCACCCAGCTTCTCGTCTCTGAAAGAGCTGTATGACCTCCGCCA GCACTTCGTGTACGATCATGTGTTTGCCGAGAAGATCACTTCCTTACAAAGTCAGCAAAGCCCTGATGAAGAAGAAAACGAGCACTTGAAGAAAACAGTGACAATGTTGCAGGCGCAGCTGAGCCTGGAGCGGCAGAAGCGGGCGGCCGTGGAGGAGGAGTGTGGGCTGGTGCTGAAGGAGAACAGCGAGCTGGAGCGGCAGCTGGGGGCCGCGGACGCCTGCAGAGCCCGCGCGCTGGAGCTGGAGGCCGAGGTGGCGGGCATGCGGCAGATGTTGCAGTCGGAGCATCCTTTTGTGAATGGGGTTGAGAAGCTGGTGCCGGACTCTCTGTTTGTCCCTGTCAAGGAGCCCAGCCAGAGCCTGCTGGACGAGATGCTCCTGACCGTGCCCGAAGCGCACAGAAAGCCTCTCAAGCGCAGCAGCAGTGAGACGGTGCTGAGCAGCCTGGCGGGCAGCGACATTGTGAAGGGCCACGAGGAGACCTGCATCCGGAGGGCCAAGGCCGTGAAGCAGAGGGGCGTCTCCCTCCTGCACGAGGTGGACACGCAGTACAGTGCCCTCAAGGTGAAGTACGAGGAGCTGCTGAAGAAGTGCCAGCAGGAGGAGGACTCCCTGTCCCACAAGGCTGTGCAGACCTCCAGGGCCAAGGACCCGGCTGCAGTGAGCGCCCAGCCTGAGCCTGGCACCCTTGGCTGGGAACCGGCCTCTGTCACCCCAGAGCCCATCAGTTCCCCCACCACCTCGACGCCACCAGAATACAAAGTGCTTTTTAAGGAGATCTTTAGCTGCATCAAGAAAACTAAACAGGAAATAGACGAACAGAGAACAAAATACcgatctctctcttctcattcctaA